In one Lolium rigidum isolate FL_2022 chromosome 3, APGP_CSIRO_Lrig_0.1, whole genome shotgun sequence genomic region, the following are encoded:
- the LOC124698464 gene encoding uncharacterized protein LOC124698464, protein MSVQSQRRRSQRVKDIRVIYSEEDGETDFCPLKSIKTEIVDPEEASSQEPIGTRSCFGAILALPSPTKTNDAPVADNEVGQNVSLKDLRAQYKAKILETNQTQFIDLENEKPDEEVDLDEPLIALKRKRQKTTPRKAKKKIDAPASPHSPQGEDTISKRDVTSPTQTSPPLHYSRAVKLGRRASDLKHLEIENAIDSTEKMVGEDVCRAEMENRICSRIETEVHEAAVSTFYETNSFECVPQEPVEDNGCVHQPGFITQPTELSVSDHSCELPHSVEAYLDDNVLHNKTTNNVSSSDCINEVNNHQKPLEEISNSDVNTSSIGSELLFCSVGKSCDYYVDNDGYCYPGPVQVNTPEIIRAVEEPSPNDEFNTMQNSCESTEMNCTSLEEAVQMQAEGQLDSVVCHGVRTNDMLLHMNVAQPATDYNFTFDKTLDLVHAANFDTQDGRLESIVFDALNNHVQRKSLDTETFVGVSDSAVIRSPPVEANAVHDSQLLSASHKEASSKDMNQLNCAMNDGICRSVNDQVAAEDIGFQHQLFQACVEMDKGGCVTSESSSVSKEIQEIPAGASNSAVTHQKASGQTKKSDVYFDEESIEEHTPKKLLSKRKIMSPTSQEKLCNALTGIDLRGVERLKKKIHLEDCDRNRQTLPHTTNRQDQSVVSTDRKIKDRTLSSASKGVLKSTESQSPQLTTCACMRRSSALLDPRKVVEFSERQMHDIENIAANLIRSLKQMRSIVDESLSSEALALLPNVNSAEIRAASEDALEVERTTRKWLTIMNKDCNRFCKILTVEGKKAASHSEVLRKRRKITFADEAGGTLCHVKVFSDGQTSPSECQREL, encoded by the exons ATGTCTGTTCAGAGTCAGAGACGAAGGTCTCAAAGAGTCAAGGACATCCGTGTAATATACTCTGAAGAAGACGGCGAAACTGATTTCTGCCCCTTGAAGTCTATCAAAACTGAGATTGTTGATCCTGAAGAGGCTAGTTCCCAGGAGCCTATTGGAACTAGAAGCTGCTTTGGTGCAATCCTTGCCCTTCCTTCACCAACAAAAACTAATGATGCTCCTGTTGCTGACAATGAGGTTGGGCAAAATGTTTCTCTCAAGGATCTAAGAGCTCAGTATAAAGCTAAGATCCTCGAGACGAATCAGACTCAGTTTATTGATCTTGAGAATGAAAAACCGGATGAGGAAGTTGATCTGGATGAGCCCCTTATTGCCTTGAAACGCAAGAGACAAAAGACAACCCCTCGCAAAGCAAAAAAGAAGATAGACGCGCCTGCTTCTCCACATTCGCCGCAAGGTGAAGATACAATATCAAAGAGGGACGTGACTAGTCCTACACAAACTTCCCCACCATTGCACTACTCAAGGGCGGTGAAGCTTGGAAGAAGAGCTTCGGACCTAAaacatttggaaattgaaaatgCTATTG ACAGTACTGAAAAAATGGTTGGAGAGGATGTTTGCCGTGCAGAAATGGAGAACAGGATATGTAGCAGAATAGAAACAGAGGTCCATGAGGCTGCAGTATCTACATTTTATGAAACCAACTCCTTTGAGTGTGTGCCTCAGGAGCCAGTAGAGGATAATGGATGTGTGCATCAGCCTGGTTTCATCACCCAACCAACCGAACTAAGTGTTTCAGATCATTCATGTGAACTTCCTCACAGTGTTGAAGCATATCTGGATGACAATGTATTGCATAACAAGACAACTAACAATGTTTCTTCATCAGATTGCATTAATGAAGTGAACAATCATCAGAAACCATTAGAGGAAATATCCAATTCAGATGTGAATACGTCTTCTATTGGGAGTGAACTTTTGTTTTGTTCTGTTGGAAAGTCTTGTGATTATTATGTAGATAATGATGGATACTGCTATCCAGGACCTGTCCAAGTTAATACACCGGAAATCATCAGGGCTGTGGAAGAGCCTTCTCCAAATGATGAGTTTAATACTATGCAAAATTCATGTGAAAGCACTGAGATGAATTGCACTTCACTTGAGGAGGCTGTGCAGATGCAGGCAGAAGGTCAATTAGATTCAGTTGTCTGCCATGGTGTTAGAACAAATGATATGTTACTGCATATGAATGTTGCACAACCAGCCACTGACTATAATTTTACTTTCGACAAGACTCTTGACTTGGTTCATGCTGCCAATTTTGACACACAAGACGGGCGGCTAGAAAGTATAGTTTTTGATGCTCTGAATAATCATGTGCAGAGGAAGAGTTTGGATACTGAAACTTTTGTTGGAGTCTCAGATTCTGCTGTGATACGTAGCCCACCGGTTGAAGCAAATGCTGTGCATGATAGTCAACTCTTATCTGCCAGTCACAAGGaggcttcatcaaaggatatgAATCAGCTAAATTGTGCAATGAATGACGGCATTTGTAGATCAGTTAATGATCAAGTAGCAGCAGAAGATATTGGTTTTCAGCATCAGTTATTCCAAGCTTGCGTTGAAATGGACAAAGGTGGCTGTGTAACATCAGAGAGCTCCTCTGTTTCTAAGGAAATACAAGAAATTCCTGCTGGAGCTTCAAATTCAGCTGTTACTCACCAGAAAGCCAgtggacaaacaaagaagtcagaCGTTTACTTTGATGAAGAATCAATTGAAGAGCATACTCCCAAAAAACTGTTGTCCAAGAGAAAG ATCATGTCACCAACTTCTCAGGAGAAGCTTTGTAATGCTTTGACTGGTATTGATTTGCGTGGAGTTGAAAGGCTGA AGAAGAAGATACATCTTGAAGATTGTGATAGAAATAGACAAACATTACCTCACACAACAAATAGGCAAGACCAATCTGTGGTAAGCACAGACaggaaaattaaggatagaactcTCTCCTCTGCAAGCAAAGGAGTTCTGAAGTCAACAGAATCCCAATCCCCTCAACTGACAACTTGTGCTTGCATGAGAAGGTCATCAGCTCTCTTGGACCCTAGGAAAGTTGTTGAGTTTTCAGAGAGACAAATGCACGACATAGAGAACATTGCAGCAAATCTTATCAGAAGCTTGAAGCAGATGAGGAGTATAGTGGACGAAAGTTTGTCATCAGAGGCACTTGCTTTGCTTCCCAATGTTAATTCTGCTGAG ATCAGAGCAGCATCTGAGGATGCATTGGAAGTGGAAAGAACTACAAGGAAATGGTTGACAATAATGAACAAAGATTGCAACCGCTTCTGCAAAATATTG ACAGTAGAGGGGAAAAAGGCCGCTTCTCATTCTGAAGTGCTGAGGAAACGGAGGAAGATAACATTTGCAGATGAAGCTGGAGGAACGTTGTGCCATGTAAAGGTGTTTAGTGATGGACAAACCTCTCCTTCTGAATGCCAGAGAGAGTTATGA
- the LOC124702543 gene encoding zinc finger CCCH domain-containing protein 54-like translates to MEPAELAKIIFSKVQSVDPDNVCKIVGCILLREPDENEMVHLAYGTEASLHNTIREAKNTLTAIYARCSASPVVGYHHQQVCSHPAAVRHFSPAAAAAYGVQYWDSPPQAATEKEYAFVDTETHYGLRGGDQQHPLVDDHLDGGGYYFPQDGFHNGAAGPRAAAGRRSNAVSSRRPCHYFFKGVCKNGQNCHYSHHQVYSPDGSFALDLHGGTTPGSLERLEVEITELLHSRRGQPVSIASLPTLYGEKYGKGLQADGYLTESQRHGKAGYSLTKLLSRLNKIRVIERPHGQHSVVLAEDAAKYTDCRSDRGGDLPASSHQIYLTFPSDSNFTEDDVANYFGQYGPVRDVRIPCQDQRMFGFVSFQNPETVTALLMRRNPHFICGSRVLAKAYREKTKCISDRTNCNKPTMHYYPPRWIDTDPDFYPEYDSPRLARRQLVEMKRDRQLLELERRHFAGLRVEPQCAYFDCNIGDVDPFTSQSAGSKEVERMDPLDTPDPLDDIVSTSQAPPIQATNNYQDQESNQIELLPESPFASSAPAGNGI, encoded by the exons ATGGAGCCCGCGGAGTTAGCCAAGATCATCTTCTCCAAGGTGCAGAGCGTGGATCCGGACAACGTGTGCAAGATCGTGGGATGCATCCTGCTGCGCGAGCCCGACGAGAACGAGATGGTGCACCTCGCCTACGGCACCGAAGCGTCGCTGCACAATACCATCCGCGAGGCCAAGAACACGCTCACCGCCATCTACGCCCGCTGCTCCGCCTCCCCCGTCGTCGGCTACCACCACCAGCAGGTGTGCTCCCACCCTGCCGCCGTCCGTCACTTctcccccgccgctgccgccgcctacGGCGTCCAGTACTGGGACTCTCCGCCACAGGCGGCCACGGAGAAGGAGTACGCCTTCGTCGACACCGAAACCCACTACGGGCTGCGCGGCGGTGACCAGCAGCACCCGCTCGTCGACGACCACCTCGACGGCGGTGGGTACTACTTCCCTCAGGACGGGTTCCACAATGGGGCCGCCGGACCGAGGGCAGCGGCCGGCCGGCGGTCGAACGCGGTGTCGTCCAGACGTCCCTGCCACTACTTCTTCAAGGGCGTCTGCAAGAACGGCCAGAACTGCCACTACTCGCACCACCAGGTGTACTCCCCTGACGGGTCGTTCGCCCTGGACCTCCACGGCGGGACAACGCCAGGATCCTTAGAGAGGCTGGAGGTGGAGATCACAGAACTGCTGCACTCGAGGCGGGGGCAGCCGGTGTCCATCGCCTCGCTGCCCACGCTCTACGGCGAGAAGTACGGCAAGGGCCTCCAGGCCGACGGCTACCTGACCGAGAGCCAGCGGCATGGCAAGGCTGGATACAGCCTCACCAAGCTGCTCTCCCGCCTCAACAAGATCAGGGTCATAGAAAG GCCGCACGGGCAGCACTCGGTGGTTctcgccgaggacgccgccaagTACACGGATTGCCGGAGCGACAGGGGAGGTGACTTGCCGGCCAGCTCGCACCAGATATACCTCACGTTCCCTTCCGACAGCAACTTCACCGAGGACGACGTCGCCAATTATTTTGG GCAGTATGGTCCGGTGCGTGATGTGAGGATCCCATGCCAAGACCAGCGAATGTTCGGGTTCGTGAGCTTCCAGAACCCGGAGACGGTGACGGCCCTCCTAATGCGGCGCAACCCGCATTTCATCTGTGGATCGCGGGTCCTCGCCAAAGCCTACAGGGAGAAAACCAAATGCATTAGTGACAG GACCAATTGCAATAAGCCGACGATGCATTACTATCCTCCACGCTGGATTGACACAGATCCAGACTTCTATCCAG AGTATGATTCTCCAAGGCTGGCGAGGAGGCAACTGGTGGAGATGAAGCGCGACAGGCAGCTGTTGGAGCTGGAGAGGAGGCACTTCGCTGGGCTCCGTGTAGAGCCGCAGTGCGCCTACTTCGACTGTAACATCGGGGACGTCGATCCATTCACTTCCCAGTCCGCAG GTTCCAAAGAAGTGGAGCGGATGGATCCCCTCGACACGCCTGATCCACTCGATGATATCGTCTCAACAAGCCAGGCCCCTCCCATACAGGCAACCAACAACTACCAAGACCAAGAAAG TAACCAGATTGAACTCCTCCCAGAAAGCCCATTTGCCTCGTCGGCGCCTGCTGGAAATGGCATATAA